One window from the genome of Candidatus Chlorohelix allophototropha encodes:
- a CDS encoding SanA/YdcF family protein: MAQSDTRRGNKKASNATLEKKKPARRVSKWRIRLRLTLILLIIIILLPLLLVYFITEGQNSLIYNEVSGIPSRPVALVFGAGLNRDGTPSWMLADRIDAGIALYKSGKVQKLMMTGDGIDNNEVNAMSLYAQQRGVPASAIIKDSGGLRTYDSCWRALNSFQIHSAILVTQGYHLPRALYLCKSLGIDSIGLKAGLERYPGQDFYNGREFFAILGSWFDINIFKPTPEANR, from the coding sequence ATGGCTCAATCTGATACGCGGAGAGGTAATAAAAAAGCCTCCAACGCGACTCTTGAGAAAAAAAAACCAGCAAGGCGCGTTTCAAAATGGCGAATACGCTTACGACTAACGCTGATATTATTAATAATAATCATATTATTGCCTCTCTTGCTGGTTTATTTTATCACCGAAGGTCAAAACTCACTTATATACAACGAGGTCTCCGGAATACCTTCGCGTCCGGTTGCGCTTGTCTTTGGAGCAGGCTTAAATCGCGATGGTACTCCCAGTTGGATGTTGGCTGATCGAATAGATGCTGGAATCGCCTTGTATAAAAGCGGCAAGGTGCAAAAACTGATGATGACCGGAGATGGAATCGACAATAACGAGGTAAACGCCATGAGCTTGTATGCCCAACAAAGGGGTGTTCCGGCTTCAGCGATTATTAAAGACTCAGGGGGGCTACGTACTTACGATAGTTGCTGGCGCGCTTTAAATAGTTTTCAAATACACAGCGCGATACTGGTAACGCAAGGTTACCATTTGCCCCGTGCGCTTTACCTGTGCAAATCGCTAGGAATCGACTCGATAGGGTTGAAAGCAGGGCTAGAACGCTACCCGGGGCAGGATTTTTACAACGGTCGGGAATTTTTTGCAATTCTCGGCTCGTGGTTTGACATTAATATCTTCAAACCTACCCCGGAAGCCAATCGCTAA
- the accB gene encoding acetyl-CoA carboxylase biotin carboxyl carrier protein, giving the protein MTTSSSSSRIPSGEPEKGSSPSGNFLNEEIRELIKMVEASDITELAIENGSHKLLIKREKMVVQTLEVSPNRSNRASRGQGNVVSAMDGRSITDPGAPPEDSFHKVVAPMVGTFYRSPDPKARSFVTEGEVVEKGQVIGIIEAMKIMNEITSDHTGRCVKISVENGQPVEYGQTLFLLEPI; this is encoded by the coding sequence TTGACTACTTCCAGCTCAAGCAGCCGGATACCATCCGGTGAACCAGAAAAAGGCTCATCTCCATCAGGAAATTTCCTTAATGAGGAAATTCGCGAGCTTATCAAAATGGTCGAAGCCAGTGATATTACGGAATTGGCTATTGAGAATGGCTCACATAAGCTTCTTATCAAGCGCGAAAAGATGGTGGTACAAACATTAGAGGTTTCACCTAATCGATCGAATCGCGCTTCACGCGGGCAGGGCAATGTTGTATCCGCAATGGATGGTCGTTCGATTACCGATCCCGGCGCGCCACCGGAAGACTCTTTCCACAAAGTTGTTGCGCCTATGGTCGGCACTTTCTACCGTTCGCCCGACCCCAAAGCTCGCTCCTTTGTGACCGAAGGAGAAGTGGTGGAAAAAGGACAGGTTATCGGCATTATCGAGGCTATGAAGATAATGAACGAAATAACCAGCGATCATACCGGTCGCTGCGTGAAAATCAGCGTTGAGAACGGTCAGCCTGTAGAATACGGGCAAACCCTGTTTTTGCTGGAGCCGATTTAA
- a CDS encoding DNA repair protein RadA, with product MVKGRAKVVFTCEKCGFESLKWLGRCTECSAYNSFTETVKVAERTVGSSGGESARQNRAALSSNKPESIARISSENFKRIPVPIGEFERVMGGGIVPGSLTLISGDPGIGKSTLLLQVTAALAESIGKVLYVSAEESANQIKLRAERLGLAPENLYLLAETNLNLILDHIEHLKPALVVVDSIQTVYLTHKERQEEDLSLGFGASGFESLGAEINSAAGSVTQVRECAATLMRLSKKLHLPVFLVGHVTKEGNIAGPRVLEHMVDCVLYLEGDRFHQYRLLRGVKNRFGSTNEVGVFEMRGEGMAEVTNPSQVFLEERQKGAPGSAVAVTMEGTRPILVEVQGLCSQCYTQMPRRTTNGIDMNRLLMLSAVLSKRCGLGLGNQDVYVNVVGGLKITEPAADLSITAAIASSYREAEIDSNTVLIGEIGLSGEVRMVSQLERRLAEAAKLGFTRAIYPKSAHSNGRDLKLPEGFKGVPVATLAEALDKALADSGNARRHKPNAPQEKEISPSYTQFDEYGNELEKELEVSELGDF from the coding sequence ATGGTTAAAGGGCGAGCAAAAGTAGTATTTACATGTGAAAAATGTGGCTTCGAGAGTCTCAAATGGCTGGGCAGGTGTACCGAATGTAGCGCTTATAATAGCTTCACAGAAACAGTCAAAGTGGCAGAGCGCACAGTGGGTAGTAGTGGCGGAGAAAGCGCACGGCAAAATCGCGCCGCCTTAAGCAGCAACAAACCTGAAAGCATAGCTAGAATAAGCTCTGAAAATTTCAAAAGGATTCCCGTACCGATTGGCGAGTTCGAGCGAGTTATGGGCGGCGGTATTGTGCCCGGCTCACTTACACTTATTAGCGGCGATCCCGGAATCGGCAAATCTACCCTGCTCTTACAAGTAACTGCGGCTTTGGCAGAATCAATCGGCAAGGTGCTATATGTCTCGGCAGAAGAATCTGCTAACCAGATAAAGCTGCGCGCCGAACGATTGGGGCTTGCCCCTGAAAACCTTTACCTACTGGCAGAAACTAACCTCAACTTGATTCTAGACCACATCGAACACCTGAAGCCCGCTTTGGTAGTAGTAGACTCGATCCAGACGGTGTATCTTACCCACAAAGAACGGCAGGAAGAAGACCTCTCTTTAGGCTTTGGTGCAAGCGGCTTTGAATCGTTGGGCGCAGAAATTAACTCGGCGGCAGGTAGCGTAACCCAAGTAAGGGAATGTGCCGCAACCTTGATGCGCCTTTCTAAGAAATTACACTTGCCCGTATTTCTCGTGGGGCATGTTACCAAAGAAGGAAATATAGCCGGACCTCGCGTGTTAGAGCATATGGTGGATTGTGTACTATATCTGGAAGGTGACCGATTTCATCAGTACCGACTTTTACGTGGTGTAAAAAACCGCTTTGGTTCTACCAATGAAGTAGGTGTTTTTGAAATGCGCGGCGAGGGTATGGCAGAAGTGACTAACCCTTCGCAAGTTTTCTTGGAAGAACGGCAGAAAGGTGCGCCCGGTTCGGCAGTTGCGGTAACGATGGAGGGTACTCGCCCTATTCTGGTAGAGGTTCAAGGTTTGTGCAGCCAATGTTACACCCAGATGCCGCGTCGAACCACCAACGGTATTGATATGAACCGCCTGCTAATGCTTAGTGCAGTTTTGAGCAAACGCTGTGGGCTTGGTCTGGGAAATCAGGACGTTTATGTAAATGTGGTAGGTGGTTTAAAAATCACCGAGCCAGCTGCCGATTTAAGTATTACCGCTGCTATCGCTTCTTCATATAGAGAAGCGGAAATAGACTCTAATACCGTATTGATAGGCGAGATTGGTCTTTCCGGTGAAGTGCGTATGGTCAGTCAGCTTGAACGTAGGCTGGCAGAAGCAGCAAAACTTGGCTTTACCCGCGCAATCTACCCCAAAAGCGCACATAGTAACGGTCGCGATTTGAAATTACCGGAGGGGTTTAAGGGCGTGCCAGTAGCTACGCTGGCAGAAGCGTTGGATAAAGCTTTAGCGGATAGTGGAAATGCCCGACGCCACAAACCGAATGCACCGCAGGAAAAAGAGATTTCACCCAGTTATACCCAATTTGACGAATATGGGAACGAGCTTGAGAAAGAGTTGGAAGTTTCCGAGCTTGGGGATTTTTGA
- a CDS encoding alpha/beta fold hydrolase codes for MPYAPLRDLKIYYEVSGAEEAEPLLLLNGAFGLIDSASDWGKHFEVFARHYRLIAYEHRGHGRTDNPSQKFSGYSELADDAAGLLKYLGIKKVHVVGFSDGGITALKLASLYPALVDTLVAIGVNYRNTPEILAAMYKLDGAYIEQNFKEWAAILERQYAHREPGYWKKLSAQMIAMWLDDSGYPTEAEMRAMKLPVLLMTGQRDPFGTVDQVLEMHRFIEGSELCILPGVAHAVPQQRPELTGMVVLDFLERQRKKRLRETYRP; via the coding sequence ATGCCTTATGCACCTCTACGCGATTTAAAGATCTATTACGAAGTAAGCGGGGCTGAAGAAGCCGAGCCGCTTTTACTCCTCAACGGCGCTTTTGGTCTGATTGATTCCGCCAGCGATTGGGGTAAGCACTTTGAAGTTTTTGCCCGTCACTATCGCTTGATTGCCTATGAGCATCGCGGGCATGGACGCACCGATAATCCCTCTCAAAAGTTTTCCGGTTATAGTGAATTGGCTGACGATGCCGCAGGGTTGCTGAAATATCTGGGTATCAAAAAAGTGCATGTGGTTGGTTTCAGCGATGGTGGTATAACCGCGCTAAAGCTTGCTTCCCTATATCCCGCTTTGGTAGATACTTTGGTGGCAATCGGCGTGAACTACCGTAATACACCTGAGATTCTTGCTGCAATGTATAAACTTGATGGCGCTTACATTGAGCAGAACTTCAAGGAGTGGGCGGCTATTCTCGAAAGGCAATATGCGCACCGTGAACCGGGCTACTGGAAAAAATTGAGTGCGCAAATGATTGCGATGTGGCTGGATGATTCCGGCTATCCCACCGAAGCAGAGATGCGTGCTATGAAGCTTCCGGTGCTATTGATGACTGGGCAGCGTGACCCTTTTGGCACAGTTGATCAGGTTTTGGAAATGCACCGCTTTATCGAAGGCAGCGAGTTGTGTATCTTGCCGGGTGTTGCCCATGCTGTCCCGCAGCAACGCCCCGAACTTACCGGTATGGTGGTGCTGGACTTTCTGGAACGCCAACGTAAAAAACGCCTTCGCGAGACTTATCGCCCTTAA
- the efp gene encoding elongation factor P, which translates to MVSTSEIKRGMVIDLDGQLQKILEFDHQKIGRGSAQVKISFKNLRSGSNTVRTFQAGAKFNDVRLEREVVQFLYKDGDDYHFMNVDNYEQSILNDEQMGDVKYYIHENDTVDLITYNSEPIDIEIPPSVVLTVTYTEPGIRGDTASGTSKPATTDTGLTVNVPLFINIGDKVKVDTRSGSYVERA; encoded by the coding sequence ATGGTTTCGACCAGCGAAATTAAACGCGGAATGGTAATTGACCTTGATGGTCAACTTCAGAAGATTCTGGAATTTGATCACCAGAAGATCGGGCGAGGCAGCGCTCAGGTGAAAATTAGTTTTAAGAACCTGCGCAGCGGTTCTAATACTGTGCGTACATTCCAAGCCGGTGCCAAATTTAACGATGTGCGGCTAGAGCGCGAAGTGGTGCAGTTTCTTTACAAGGATGGCGACGACTATCATTTTATGAACGTGGATAACTACGAGCAGTCGATATTGAACGATGAGCAGATGGGTGACGTGAAATATTATATCCACGAAAATGATACAGTTGACCTAATTACCTATAACAGTGAACCTATTGATATTGAAATCCCCCCTTCGGTAGTTTTAACCGTAACTTATACCGAGCCGGGTATCAGAGGCGATACCGCCAGTGGTACCAGCAAACCGGCAACTACTGATACAGGATTAACCGTCAATGTCCCGTTATTCATTAATATTGGCGATAAAGTTAAGGTAGACACCCGTTCGGGGTCTTATGTGGAGCGTGCTTAA
- the aroQ gene encoding type II 3-dehydroquinate dehydratase, producing the protein MEPKPKKILLINGPNLNLLGEREPQVYGYTTLSQIVEKVRNAAINAEYELEDFQSNHEGALIDFVQARRKEICGIIINPGAFTHYSIALRDCLAALDGVSIVEVHLSNVYAREQFRHHSLIAPIAKGQIAGFGPKGYLLALEALVGSF; encoded by the coding sequence ATGGAACCAAAACCAAAAAAGATTTTGCTGATTAACGGACCAAACCTAAATTTGTTAGGTGAACGCGAGCCACAGGTATATGGCTACACTACCTTGTCCCAAATTGTGGAAAAAGTGAGAAATGCGGCTATCAATGCCGAATATGAACTCGAAGACTTCCAGAGCAACCACGAGGGGGCGCTTATAGATTTTGTGCAAGCGCGACGCAAGGAGATTTGTGGTATAATTATTAACCCGGGAGCCTTTACCCATTACAGTATTGCACTGCGTGATTGTCTTGCAGCGTTGGATGGGGTCTCAATTGTGGAAGTACATCTATCCAATGTATATGCCCGTGAGCAATTCCGGCATCACAGTCTGATTGCGCCCATAGCTAAGGGTCAAATCGCCGGCTTTGGTCCCAAAGGTTACTTACTTGCTTTAGAAGCGCTTGTTGGCAGCTTCTAG
- a CDS encoding serine/threonine-protein kinase encodes MPADAMPETIGPYHVVDLLGKGGMGSVYKAYKPPLKRYVAVKTIKSEFLSSPGALERFRREAELSSQLKHPNIVTVYDYEEVPGADSYIVTEIIEGGITLRDRLHEGNLNLAEISGIINQIASALDYAYEAHNIVHRDIKPSNVFFEGGKRVALGDFGIAKDVSRSTQLTSLGEGVGTPDYMSPEQAMGEPLDRRSDIYALGVVLFEMLTGSLPFRGDTPISVVMGHIQKPVPPIRSMNPDIPPAVEAIVNKALSKKKEDRYASAGEMARALEMAIKGGSVNPATIAISPSHYGSPQNSTFGMAAAPSSNPLATQELNVITELERQNQYQEAFNRLHTLQSRFPADTNITTRYRFYVSQGYVPSARMTGSVTGVPGTAPAANYGFNTPLPSNYTQQGATSSTGGGAVVSPKRGSKTGLILAIVGVVVVAAIAVILIVVVGGSKPTPTATVAITTAVITTVPPTATSVLPTPTTSAIDFAVQLNKDGEGLLASGDVQGSIDKFKEAVRLAPNVAIYHDNLSAAYNLTKDYALAENEARLAVSIDASIARFHNNLGLALFNQGKKSDAQKSYEEATRLKPSEPLYHRNLAECLVDLGKPDVAEQEVRRAITLYATDTSKDKDKNLAAANNILGDSLLDQDKYPDAEKAYRDAVTLVPNSAIYQLNVSNALYYEKKYPAAEAEARKAISLDPNYAAGYNLLGLTLELQEKWGDSNLAYAKAVQIEPKVALYHRNVAGTLIELKRYTEAAQEAQAAIDIDPNNASNARAYNLLGIALYQQKKYPAAIDAYQKAIQLNAKVSVYYSNLGLCYEATTQPLKAREAYQKALDVDPTNMDAKDGLSRIKVP; translated from the coding sequence ATGCCTGCGGATGCAATGCCCGAAACAATAGGACCTTATCACGTAGTTGATCTGTTGGGAAAAGGCGGTATGGGGTCTGTTTATAAAGCTTATAAACCCCCTTTGAAACGCTACGTTGCAGTTAAGACCATAAAATCAGAGTTTCTTTCCTCTCCCGGTGCATTGGAACGGTTCCGGCGCGAGGCAGAACTTTCTTCACAGCTAAAACATCCAAATATTGTAACCGTCTATGACTACGAAGAAGTTCCCGGTGCAGATAGTTATATCGTGACCGAAATCATCGAAGGCGGTATTACTCTTCGCGACCGTTTGCATGAAGGCAATTTAAATCTGGCTGAGATTTCTGGAATTATTAACCAAATTGCCTCTGCGCTTGACTACGCCTACGAAGCCCATAATATTGTGCACCGCGACATTAAGCCCAGCAACGTATTTTTCGAAGGTGGCAAGCGGGTAGCGCTTGGGGATTTCGGTATAGCCAAAGATGTTAGCCGTAGTACCCAACTTACCTCTTTGGGTGAAGGCGTTGGTACGCCCGATTATATGAGTCCTGAACAGGCTATGGGTGAACCGCTCGACCGCCGAAGCGATATTTACGCGCTAGGTGTGGTGCTTTTTGAAATGCTGACAGGCTCGTTGCCTTTTCGGGGAGATACGCCTATTTCGGTAGTAATGGGGCATATTCAAAAACCAGTGCCACCTATCCGTTCCATGAACCCTGATATCCCGCCAGCGGTTGAAGCGATTGTAAATAAAGCGCTTAGCAAAAAGAAAGAAGATCGTTACGCATCTGCCGGGGAAATGGCGCGGGCATTGGAAATGGCTATAAAAGGCGGGTCTGTAAATCCGGCTACTATCGCGATTTCGCCTTCCCACTATGGTTCGCCGCAGAACAGCACTTTTGGGATGGCTGCTGCACCCTCTTCAAATCCTCTTGCTACACAGGAACTCAACGTCATTACCGAACTCGAAAGACAAAATCAATATCAGGAAGCCTTCAATCGGTTGCATACCTTGCAATCGCGCTTTCCTGCTGATACCAACATTACTACCCGCTACCGTTTCTATGTAAGCCAAGGTTATGTGCCAAGCGCCCGCATGACGGGCAGCGTTACCGGAGTACCCGGCACTGCCCCCGCTGCTAATTACGGGTTTAATACTCCCTTACCGTCAAACTATACCCAACAAGGTGCTACTTCTTCCACCGGTGGCGGCGCGGTGGTGTCTCCAAAACGCGGATCAAAAACAGGCTTGATTCTTGCCATAGTCGGGGTAGTAGTAGTTGCAGCAATCGCCGTGATACTTATAGTGGTGGTTGGTGGTAGCAAACCCACCCCTACTGCAACTGTAGCTATAACCACAGCGGTTATCACAACCGTGCCGCCTACTGCCACCAGCGTCCTTCCTACACCCACTACCTCGGCAATAGATTTCGCTGTGCAGCTAAATAAAGACGGCGAAGGATTACTGGCTAGCGGTGATGTGCAAGGTTCAATTGACAAGTTCAAAGAAGCTGTCAGGCTTGCGCCCAACGTAGCAATTTACCATGATAATCTTTCAGCTGCCTATAATCTTACCAAAGATTACGCTCTGGCAGAAAACGAAGCGCGTCTCGCCGTCAGTATTGATGCCAGTATAGCCCGTTTCCATAACAATCTGGGTTTGGCGCTTTTCAATCAGGGTAAAAAATCGGATGCGCAGAAATCCTACGAGGAAGCCACCCGCTTGAAACCTAGCGAACCACTTTACCATCGTAATCTCGCTGAATGTCTGGTTGATCTAGGAAAGCCGGACGTGGCAGAACAGGAAGTACGCAGGGCTATTACTCTTTATGCTACTGACACAAGCAAAGATAAAGACAAGAATCTGGCAGCCGCAAATAACATTTTGGGTGATTCTTTGCTGGATCAGGACAAATACCCTGATGCCGAGAAAGCTTATCGCGATGCTGTAACGCTGGTGCCTAACTCTGCCATTTATCAACTTAACGTGTCTAATGCGCTTTATTACGAAAAGAAATATCCGGCTGCAGAAGCGGAAGCTCGCAAAGCAATTTCGCTCGATCCAAATTATGCTGCTGGTTATAACCTATTAGGTCTGACGCTTGAGTTGCAAGAGAAATGGGGCGACTCCAACCTTGCTTATGCCAAGGCGGTACAAATAGAACCTAAAGTGGCGCTTTATCATCGGAATGTGGCGGGTACGTTGATTGAGCTTAAACGTTATACCGAGGCAGCGCAGGAAGCTCAAGCAGCTATCGATATCGACCCTAACAACGCCAGCAATGCTCGCGCCTATAACTTGCTAGGAATTGCGCTTTATCAGCAAAAGAAATATCCCGCGGCAATTGATGCTTACCAGAAAGCAATTCAGCTTAACGCCAAAGTGTCGGTCTATTACTCAAATTTGGGGCTTTGCTATGAAGCTACTACCCAACCGTTGAAAGCGCGTGAGGCATACCAGAAAGCGTTGGATGTCGACCCTACTAATATGGATGCCAAGGATGGGTTGAGCAGAATAAAAGTGCCTTAG
- the rdgB gene encoding RdgB/HAM1 family non-canonical purine NTP pyrophosphatase has product MKILVATNNRGKVLELARLFNIEGLELALPADLGLKDFDVEETGQSYYENAALKAAAFARASGIPALADDSGLEVDALNGEPGLYSKRYAGENATDAYRISYLLKKLENVSQENRTARFIALLALAAPDGTIIEHEQGICEGAIGFTPTGNNGFGYDPIFLPSKAGNNNSMADLSNEEKDLISHRGNAARKLAPYLRKYIQAI; this is encoded by the coding sequence GTGAAAATACTGGTCGCAACCAACAACCGAGGCAAAGTGCTAGAACTGGCAAGGCTATTTAATATAGAAGGCTTGGAACTGGCTTTACCAGCCGATTTGGGTTTGAAGGATTTTGATGTTGAGGAAACGGGACAAAGCTATTACGAGAACGCCGCGTTGAAAGCGGCTGCCTTTGCACGCGCTTCCGGCATACCCGCACTGGCAGATGACTCCGGGCTAGAAGTGGATGCGCTAAACGGTGAACCGGGTCTGTATTCCAAACGCTACGCCGGAGAAAACGCCACCGATGCTTACCGGATTAGTTACCTTTTGAAAAAACTGGAAAATGTATCACAAGAGAACCGCACTGCACGCTTCATAGCTTTGCTGGCTTTAGCCGCGCCGGACGGCACGATTATAGAACACGAGCAAGGAATCTGCGAAGGTGCGATCGGGTTTACGCCAACCGGAAATAATGGGTTCGGTTATGACCCGATTTTTCTGCCGAGCAAAGCAGGCAATAATAATAGTATGGCTGACCTGAGTAACGAAGAGAAAGACTTAATCAGCCACCGTGGTAACGCGGCGCGCAAACTTGCTCCTTATCTCAGGAAATATATACAAGCAATTTGA
- a CDS encoding M24 family metallopeptidase: protein MSANIYEERCRQAQAVMASLQIDFLFLGPGADMRYLIGTPGMENERMMLFIVPQTGQPVMIVPTLEKLATGKHATYFDLLDWSDGVGPQGSLLEALGDSVNREVKAAVGAHLWSMFLLELQRILPNSSWTTATEILKKLRISKSAAEVKLLKEAAAIADRTFDDIRQLKFAGRRELEIMGDINNLLLKHGQERMEFCIVGSGPNGAQPHHHTGDRIIQPGDAIVLDFGGMYQGYFSDMTRMVLVEGADADPLYREVYDVVNKARAAGHAQAKPGVTCESVDAAARKVIVDAGYGEFFVHRTGHGIGMEVHEEPYIVNGNQLILEPGMAFSIEPGIYLPGRFGVRIEDIAIVTDNGEENINLSTHEIVTVR from the coding sequence ATGAGTGCAAATATATATGAAGAACGCTGTCGCCAAGCGCAAGCGGTGATGGCTTCACTTCAAATAGATTTCCTATTTCTTGGACCCGGCGCAGATATGCGCTACCTAATCGGCACACCCGGCATGGAAAACGAGCGTATGATGCTCTTTATCGTGCCTCAAACTGGACAGCCCGTTATGATAGTACCAACACTGGAAAAACTTGCTACCGGCAAACACGCTACTTATTTTGATTTGCTGGATTGGTCTGATGGGGTCGGACCACAGGGCAGTTTGCTGGAAGCCTTGGGCGATTCTGTAAATCGGGAAGTCAAAGCGGCAGTTGGTGCGCATTTGTGGAGTATGTTCCTGCTGGAACTACAGCGTATCTTGCCAAATTCAAGTTGGACAACCGCAACCGAGATACTTAAAAAACTGCGGATAAGCAAATCTGCCGCAGAGGTAAAATTGCTCAAGGAAGCGGCAGCAATCGCAGACCGCACCTTTGATGATATTCGCCAACTTAAATTTGCAGGTAGGCGCGAACTTGAAATTATGGGCGATATCAATAACCTGTTACTCAAACACGGCCAAGAAAGAATGGAGTTCTGTATCGTGGGGAGTGGACCTAACGGGGCGCAGCCACACCACCATACCGGAGATAGAATAATTCAGCCGGGCGATGCGATTGTACTGGACTTCGGTGGGATGTATCAGGGTTATTTCAGTGATATGACTCGCATGGTGTTGGTAGAGGGTGCGGATGCCGACCCCCTTTACCGTGAAGTATATGACGTTGTAAATAAGGCACGCGCAGCGGGACATGCACAGGCAAAGCCCGGCGTTACCTGCGAAAGTGTGGACGCAGCAGCGCGAAAAGTAATTGTGGATGCAGGCTACGGCGAGTTTTTTGTGCATCGCACCGGACACGGCATCGGTATGGAAGTACACGAAGAACCTTATATTGTAAACGGCAATCAGCTTATATTAGAACCGGGTATGGCCTTCAGTATCGAACCGGGAATATACCTGCCGGGTCGTTTTGGAGTGCGCATTGAGGACATCGCAATAGTAACCGACAACGGCGAAGAAAATATCAACCTCAGCACGCATGAAATTGTCACAGTACGCTAA
- a CDS encoding S41 family peptidase — MVTATPAQKDIALTQAAVIPTITPLPPLPTNTPRPTLQPTSGSVKPSKADMVKAAFQALIGSYFYPLNSANVYEIALRGMKNYLQDNGINDPQVPIPDFSGDLNGDWQLFLQAYTLTLEKYQSQIGEEPLAYGAVQAATSSLGECRTGFYPPANTDDLIQNVAGTAPALGLGIIVVAPAGGEGLYISRVVPGSPADKAGLKTGDSIRGVGGQSIVGMSIGTASRLLVGGDKPTPGTQVSIEIKRAVTGKTEQLQITRGSTQVQTFERQIIGNVGYLRINSFPNRSQLTDLNLEFDNNLSELSKQNVKGLVIDLRGTRYGNYSTVRSFLSRFVQDNGLLIMSGRNAQGKFSALQMNSIPGVTVFNKPLAVLVDGTTAAEAELFSYALQLKKTARLFGQPTAGCLVGSDLVRMPDSSILNLAIFRVIQDPTQLDSVVDRVIPDEVVDMELSSLNQGKDSILEKALAYIQSL, encoded by the coding sequence GTGGTTACTGCTACCCCCGCGCAAAAAGATATCGCTTTAACCCAAGCGGCAGTTATACCTACCATTACGCCACTACCGCCACTTCCAACCAATACTCCACGCCCAACCCTGCAACCTACCTCTGGCAGCGTGAAACCTTCGAAAGCTGATATGGTAAAAGCGGCGTTTCAGGCGCTAATCGGCAGTTATTTTTATCCCTTGAACAGCGCAAATGTATATGAAATTGCGCTACGCGGGATGAAAAATTATCTACAAGATAATGGTATAAACGATCCTCAAGTACCTATTCCCGATTTTAGCGGAGACCTAAACGGAGACTGGCAATTATTCTTGCAAGCGTACACATTGACCCTAGAGAAATACCAGAGCCAGATAGGAGAAGAACCGCTGGCTTACGGGGCAGTGCAAGCTGCCACTAGTTCGTTAGGAGAGTGCCGCACCGGTTTTTACCCTCCTGCCAATACAGATGATCTAATTCAGAATGTCGCGGGTACAGCCCCTGCGCTTGGTTTAGGAATTATTGTAGTAGCGCCAGCAGGAGGCGAAGGGCTATATATCTCTAGGGTAGTGCCCGGTAGTCCGGCTGATAAGGCGGGCTTGAAAACAGGGGACTCCATCAGAGGAGTCGGTGGTCAAAGTATCGTAGGGATGAGTATAGGAACTGCTTCACGCCTGCTGGTTGGCGGAGATAAACCCACACCCGGTACACAGGTCAGTATCGAGATAAAACGTGCGGTAACCGGAAAAACCGAACAGCTACAAATCACCCGCGGTAGTACGCAGGTGCAAACCTTTGAGCGACAGATTATTGGCAACGTAGGCTATCTGCGAATAAATAGCTTTCCTAACCGCAGCCAGTTAACCGATCTGAACCTTGAATTTGACAATAACCTCAGTGAATTGAGCAAGCAAAACGTTAAGGGTCTTGTGATTGACTTACGCGGCACTCGCTACGGCAATTACAGCACGGTGCGCAGTTTCTTGAGCCGTTTTGTACAGGACAACGGCTTGCTGATAATGTCGGGGCGCAATGCTCAGGGTAAATTTTCGGCGTTACAAATGAACAGCATACCGGGCGTTACCGTCTTCAATAAGCCCTTAGCAGTGTTGGTAGATGGCACTACTGCCGCCGAAGCTGAGCTTTTCAGTTATGCGCTGCAACTCAAAAAAACCGCCCGCCTTTTCGGACAGCCCACTGCCGGGTGTCTAGTAGGCAGTGACCTAGTACGAATGCCCGATAGCTCGATCCTAAACCTTGCAATTTTCCGAGTAATACAAGACCCTACCCAATTGGACTCAGTAGTAGACCGTGTTATACCCGATGAAGTTGTAGATATGGAATTATCTTCGCTCAACCAAGGCAAAGACTCAATACTCGAAAAAGCCCTAGCTTATATCCAATCTTTATAG